The following is a genomic window from Pseudomonadota bacterium.
GCATCATTCAATCTGTGGGGCAACGCCTTGGGCTACCAGAGCACAAAATCGTTACAACTGTTGGACAACAGGCCAACACCTCAGCGGCCACCATTCCCCTTGCACTTTCTCAAGCAGCAAATGAAAATTGCTTTAAAGAAGGCGATTTGATCCTGCATGCGGCAGCGGGCGCAGGCCTGATGTGGGGATCTGCGTTGGTTCGGTGGTAAGCGAAAGAGAGATTTGATATGGCGTATGTTGTAACAGAGTCGTGCATTAGGTGTAAATTCACCGACTGCGTCGAAGTTTGTCCCGTTGATTGTTTCTATGAAGGGGAAAATATGCTGGTCATCAATCCAGACGAATGTATAGATTGTGGCGTTTGTGAACCGGAATGCCCGGCCGAAGCTATTCTCTCAGGCGCAGATCATCGCGGCGAAAAATGGCTTGAACTCAATGCTGAGTATTCAAAGAAATGGCCCAGGATAACTTATTCAAAACTCCCACCCAAGAATGCTAACAGTTGGGT
Proteins encoded in this region:
- the fdxA gene encoding ferredoxin FdxA; the encoded protein is MAYVVTESCIRCKFTDCVEVCPVDCFYEGENMLVINPDECIDCGVCEPECPAEAILSGADHRGEKWLELNAEYSKKWPRITYSKLPPKNANSWVNVENKFMDHFSEKPGTGDEHDS